The following proteins are co-located in the Legionella busanensis genome:
- a CDS encoding SidE phosphodiesterase domain-containing protein: MDTLVITSTSSHNNPYQATITIDPDWKKYWLKKEFHTPLYQALAANIINIPYVDIKHNFMEVDGVIIYRPNHDVGHSLRQAANTQFLLETIATVGLPEIQNALQRLTNEEREAVMLAAFLFRAGRTNERGGISDPSNAERSALIFTEIAKAVEFNAALVDNIAFSMCHYIPILDKEFTTSVPHQGYEGDKSTQINKSRLVKGVLDLSHHSDLVRCWGNIDRINKNNLENLSGLLQANYVKEFNDILLDFARASNGMTGQPYYKHNGTHNKFLPPILLRKKTVTQVGETFADLLKLMNQFLPSINTKKIEKSKQSPLEDDQHVNDASTVNPDSASHLNLRLSFFKKAKDKIIDSVAKRFNFS, translated from the coding sequence ATGGATACATTGGTCATTACCTCTACTTCATCGCACAATAATCCTTATCAGGCAACCATTACTATTGATCCAGACTGGAAAAAGTATTGGTTGAAAAAAGAATTTCATACGCCACTCTATCAAGCACTCGCAGCTAACATCATTAACATTCCTTATGTAGATATAAAACATAATTTTATGGAAGTTGATGGTGTCATTATTTATCGCCCCAATCATGATGTAGGCCACAGTTTAAGACAGGCAGCCAATACTCAATTTTTATTAGAGACTATTGCTACCGTTGGTTTACCAGAAATCCAAAATGCGCTACAGCGTCTTACCAATGAAGAAAGAGAAGCTGTTATGTTGGCAGCTTTTTTATTTAGAGCAGGCAGAACTAATGAACGGGGTGGGATTAGTGATCCCAGTAATGCAGAGCGATCAGCTTTAATTTTTACTGAAATTGCTAAGGCAGTTGAATTTAATGCAGCCCTTGTTGACAATATTGCCTTTAGTATGTGTCATTACATACCCATCTTAGATAAAGAATTTACCACGTCAGTTCCTCATCAAGGTTATGAAGGGGATAAATCGACACAGATAAATAAATCAAGATTAGTCAAAGGAGTGCTTGACTTAAGTCATCATAGTGACTTGGTTAGATGCTGGGGTAATATTGATAGGATCAATAAAAATAATCTTGAGAATTTGTCAGGATTATTACAGGCTAATTACGTAAAAGAATTTAATGATATTTTACTGGATTTTGCCCGAGCCAGTAATGGCATGACAGGCCAGCCATATTATAAGCACAATGGAACTCATAATAAATTTCTGCCACCAATATTACTTAGGAAAAAGACGGTAACACAAGTTGGTGAAACCTTTGCAGATTTATTAAAGCTAATGAATCAATTTCTGCCTTCTATCAACACTAAAAAAATTGAAAAATCTAAACAAAGCCCGTTAGAAGATGACCAACATGTTAACGACGCAAGTACAGTTAACCCTGATTCTGCCAGTCACCTAAACTTAAGGTTATCTTTTTTTAAAAAAGCTAAAGATAAAATCATTGACAGTGTTGCTAAAAGATTTAATTTCTCTTAA
- a CDS encoding organic hydroperoxide resistance protein: MSVNTIKPLVTATATNTGGRNGHSETTDHSVSANFSVPKEMGGPGLPNTTTPEHLFAAGYAACFGGALEFVASQHKKKVNGATVTCHVSVGPREGGGFGIAVKMNVKVPSLSTNEAKELVQETHEKICPYSHATRGNIDFELEVEGV, from the coding sequence ATGTCAGTAAACACCATAAAACCGCTAGTAACTGCAACAGCAACTAATACAGGAGGACGCAACGGCCATTCAGAAACCACTGATCATTCGGTTAGTGCAAATTTTTCCGTTCCCAAAGAGATGGGGGGTCCTGGCTTACCCAATACCACCACACCGGAACATCTTTTTGCTGCTGGTTATGCAGCTTGCTTTGGTGGCGCATTAGAATTTGTGGCGAGTCAACACAAGAAAAAAGTCAATGGTGCAACAGTAACATGTCATGTCTCTGTTGGCCCTCGTGAAGGCGGCGGGTTTGGTATTGCAGTTAAAATGAATGTTAAAGTTCCATCTCTTTCTACTAATGAAGCAAAAGAATTAGTACAGGAAACACACGAAAAAATCTGTCCCTACAGTCATGCTACACGTGGTAACATCGATTTTGAATTGGAAGTCGAAGGTGTGTAA
- a CDS encoding RidA family protein, with amino-acid sequence MKKIIEVPDLLSYEKYGFTQCVQYGDLIFVTGQSGQDKEGRIVAPDMESQTRQTFKNIEYALKAAHSSLDNIVSMTSYIVDINTNGQSYFQARKACMPNSAYTSTSIGVAALAIPGLLIEVTCIASINK; translated from the coding sequence ATGAAAAAAATTATTGAGGTACCAGATCTTCTTTCATATGAAAAATACGGGTTTACCCAATGTGTTCAATACGGTGACTTAATATTCGTGACAGGCCAATCCGGGCAAGATAAAGAGGGACGGATTGTTGCGCCCGATATGGAATCTCAAACTAGACAAACATTTAAAAATATTGAATATGCTTTAAAAGCAGCTCATTCAAGTTTGGACAACATCGTTTCTATGACTTCTTACATAGTAGATATCAATACAAACGGACAAAGTTATTTTCAAGCACGTAAAGCATGCATGCCTAATTCAGCATATACGAGTACATCTATTGGTGTAGCGGCACTGGCTATACCTGGCTTACTCATTGAAGTAACTTGTATTGCTTCAATTAATAAATAA
- a CDS encoding sugar O-acetyltransferase — translation MSNEKNTKVIHSKTPESAAMAANTKKAMTITAKLNCLTYNDSHEIRALFSELIGKQVDESFLLIPPFYAAGGDEIRIGRNVFINQNCTFYDLGGLHIADNVMIGPNVSIITTSHALEPSKRRTTTIGKPIMIERNVWIAAGAIIVGGVTVGENSVVSAGSVVTKHVPPNTLVGGNPARVIRSISDD, via the coding sequence ATGTCAAATGAGAAAAATACTAAGGTAATCCACAGTAAGACCCCAGAATCAGCTGCCATGGCGGCCAACACCAAGAAAGCGATGACAATCACTGCCAAGCTTAATTGCTTAACATATAATGATTCCCATGAAATCCGTGCACTGTTTAGTGAGCTTATCGGTAAACAAGTAGACGAAAGCTTTTTACTAATTCCCCCCTTTTATGCTGCAGGAGGAGATGAAATTCGTATCGGACGTAATGTTTTCATAAATCAGAACTGTACATTCTATGATCTTGGTGGACTCCATATCGCAGACAATGTGATGATTGGGCCAAATGTTAGCATCATCACTACTAGCCATGCCCTTGAACCATCTAAACGCCGTACAACCACAATCGGAAAACCTATCATGATTGAGAGAAACGTCTGGATAGCCGCTGGTGCAATTATTGTTGGTGGTGTGACTGTAGGTGAAAACTCGGTTGTCTCTGCTGGCTCAGTAGTCACTAAGCATGTTCCCCCCAACACCCTTGTTGGAGGAAATCCTGCTCGAGTCATTCGTTCTATCAGCGATGATTGA
- a CDS encoding tyrosine-type recombinase/integrase: protein MSANPTSLRLTKSIIDKLEPIPGKDQSFYRDENLKGFALRITSSGMKSFIVETRINGKVKRVTIGKYGNITAKEARKQAKSLLGSVAKGDDPIAEKKTKQVQAMTLQQVLKDYLKARKDLKPRTLTDYHCVLHEVVPDWLNKPLTKITREMIAKRHAEHGKTNSKARANNAMRVLRALFNFAMYEYQTGDGQPIIVVNPVKYLSHTRGWFRVDRKQTVIKPHQLANWYKGLKQLVEGEDYRNALLWHDYFLLLLFTGMRKTEAGSLRWCDIDLKAKTITLQDTKNREVHTLPMSDFIYELLKRRSRQKTSEFVFPANSKTGYIYEPKKAVLKVVELSGVPFTLHDLRRTFATIAESLDLPAYALKRLLNHKMNNDVTAGYIMKDVERLRKPMQQVAKFLLEHMMETAEL, encoded by the coding sequence ATGAGTGCTAATCCAACTAGTTTGCGCCTAACAAAATCAATTATTGATAAACTCGAACCGATTCCAGGAAAAGATCAATCTTTCTATCGCGATGAGAACCTAAAAGGTTTTGCATTAAGAATTACCAGCAGTGGCATGAAAAGCTTTATTGTCGAAACACGTATTAATGGCAAAGTAAAACGAGTCACGATTGGTAAATACGGTAATATTACGGCTAAGGAAGCGAGAAAGCAGGCTAAAAGCCTTTTGGGTAGTGTGGCTAAAGGTGATGATCCTATTGCTGAGAAGAAGACTAAACAAGTCCAAGCAATGACGCTACAGCAAGTACTTAAAGATTATCTAAAAGCCCGTAAAGATTTAAAACCAAGAACTTTAACTGACTATCATTGTGTGCTGCATGAAGTCGTACCTGACTGGCTTAATAAACCCCTTACTAAAATCACTCGCGAAATGATTGCTAAACGTCACGCAGAGCATGGTAAAACCAATAGCAAAGCACGTGCTAATAATGCTATGCGAGTTTTAAGGGCACTCTTTAACTTCGCCATGTATGAATACCAAACGGGTGATGGCCAACCCATTATTGTAGTGAATCCAGTAAAATATCTCTCGCATACTCGTGGATGGTTTCGTGTCGATCGCAAGCAAACAGTCATTAAACCGCATCAGCTAGCTAATTGGTATAAAGGCTTAAAACAGTTAGTAGAAGGAGAGGATTATCGCAATGCGCTACTATGGCATGATTACTTTCTCTTACTACTATTTACCGGAATGCGTAAAACGGAAGCGGGTTCCTTGCGTTGGTGTGACATCGATCTAAAAGCCAAAACTATTACATTACAAGATACTAAAAATAGAGAAGTGCATACACTGCCTATGTCTGATTTTATTTACGAGCTACTTAAGCGTAGAAGTCGTCAGAAAACCAGCGAATTTGTTTTTCCAGCTAATAGTAAAACAGGTTATATCTATGAGCCTAAAAAAGCAGTGTTAAAGGTAGTTGAATTATCAGGTGTACCATTTACGTTACATGATCTACGTCGCACTTTTGCAACTATTGCTGAAAGTCTTGATTTACCAGCTTACGCTTTAAAGCGATTGCTAAATCATAAAATGAATAATGATGTAACGGCAGGTTATATTATGAAAGATGTTGAGCGGCTACGTAAGCCGATGCAACAAGTAGCCAAATTTTTGCTTGAACATATGATGGAGACGGCTGAGTTATGA